The window AGGCCCCCGCCGCCAGCAGCTTCCGGGCATCCTCAGCGCTGCGGATACCTCCGGCTGCCTTTACCCCCATTTTGTCTCCTACCACCCGACGCATCAGGGCGACGTCCTGCTCGGTGGCGCCCCCTTTACTGAAGCCGGTCGCGGTCTTGACAAACTGAGCGCCCGCCCGCTGGGCCAGGAGGCAGGCCTGCTCCTTCTCCTCATCCGTGAGCAAAGCCGCTTCGATGATCACCTTGACCGTGCGGCCGGCAGCGGCCTCCACTACCGCCCGGATGTCGGCCTCCACCTCCGCATCGCGACCGGACTTCAGAAAGCCGATGTTCATCACCATATCCAGCTCGTCAGCGCCTGCGACCGCCGCCTGCGCCGCCTCCCGAGCCTTCCACTCAACCGGCAGAGCTCCCAGCGGAAATCCGATGACGGTAGCCACCATGATTCCAGTGTCCCGGAGAAGCTGCTTGCACAGGCTTACCCATACCGGGTTCACACACACCGAAGCAAAACCGTACCGCCGGGCCTCCCCGCACAGGCTCCGAATGTCCCCTTCAGTGGCATCGGGCTTCAAAAGCGTATGGTCTATTTTCGCAGCCAGGTCAGTATTCACATTGCACCCAAAATATGATTCAGCCGGTCCGCTCAATGCCGACAAGCTCGCGCACCTCTGCCGCCAGCTCCTGGGCGGCCTCCCGCGTTGGTGCCTCGGCATGAATGCGGATAACAGGCTCCGTATTGGACTTGCGCACATGCATCCACTTATCCGGCCACTGCAGCTTGAGGCCATCCAGCGTGATGCTCTCGGCATCGG of the Candidatus Neomarinimicrobiota bacterium genome contains:
- the deoC gene encoding deoxyribose-phosphate aldolase, whose protein sequence is MNTDLAAKIDHTLLKPDATEGDIRSLCGEARRYGFASVCVNPVWVSLCKQLLRDTGIMVATVIGFPLGALPVEWKAREAAQAAVAGADELDMVMNIGFLKSGRDAEVEADIRAVVEAAAGRTVKVIIEAALLTDEEKEQACLLAQRAGAQFVKTATGFSKGGATEQDVALMRRVVGDKMGVKAAGGIRSAEDARKLLAAGASRLGTSAGVAIVSNDS